DNA sequence from the Verrucomicrobiia bacterium genome:
CGGATAATTGAGAGTCGGGCCATTGTAGCGATCTGGAGGTGCTTCTTGGTGTCCACCGTGCTGTTCATAATGCACTGGCCAATGTTATGTTTCCTTCAATATCTTCCGTGAATCGTGTGTTTGAGAAGTTGAACTGCCAGATCCGTGGTTACGCCCAAGTCCAGATGATATTGCTCATTGCCATCTTCGTTTCCGCGCTTACCGCCGCGCTCTTCTTCAAAGACTTCTTTGATGACCATAGTGATTTCACTGGCTGCCTCTTTGAAAACTCCCGGGATAAATGCGACAACCTCACGGCGTACCTGAATGACCCGGAAGGGGCTGATGACAATGGCGTGTCACGCCTCAAACTCATCGCCTACCTCGCCGTCGTCATTGGGAGTGGCGTCCTGGTTTACCTTATCTTCACCAATCACTTCGGTTCCGACTTCTGATGGAACCCGGGTTGTTCCGAATGGCAGCAATACCCGAAGGGAAGGCAGTCTCTGACATTCTAATAATTACTGCATCCGTATCTCCAACAGGGAGGAGGGGGGCTCCCGTCCCACTCCTAGCCGTCCTCAAACTTACTGGAATCATCTTTCCGTCACGATCTGCGGCCGCGTACTCTCCACGATTGAAAGCAGTTCCTTCTGCTCTTTGTTAGGTATCTTTAGGCGGTCCAGCGACGCCTTCAAATCTCCCAAGGCAGCATCGAATTCCGGGTTGCCGATCCGCATGTTCGCATGCGTCTCCTTCATGTCCTTGCCGTCGTACTTCGCCGGACCACCGGTCGCCAGCACCAGGAATTGAACAAGATGCTTCTTCAACCGCGCCACGCTCCTCTCATCCGCCGTCCACGGCTCCGGCCCATCCTTGCGGATGAATGCGACGCCTTTCCCCTTCACATCTGAGCGGTCCCAGTTTACCCGCGGATCTTGCAGTACTCGTGGCGTGAAATCATCGATGATCGCTTTGATCCCCTCCTCGCCGCCCAAGCGGTCGAACAATGCCAGCTTGCCTTCCACCTGCGCAGCCGTGACTCCATTCGTGGTCCCACCCTCAGCTACCTCCGCCTTCTTCACACCTTTCTCTCCACTGCCTTCACCGGTCCCGGCCAGTTGCTGTTCCTTCGCCATGCGCTGGCTCGCGCGCTGATCGGCATCGCGGCTGCCGGAAGTGAAGAAATCATCATTTTTCTTCGCGCTCTTTGAAGTCCCGCAGCCCACGAGGCCGGTCAAGGCCACGCTCAAAACACACAACACGAGCGGACGCCATGTCACGCTTCCGATAATTTTACTCTTCGTTTTCATGGTATTACTGAAGTGTTTCGTATTGCTCACTTGGTTCGCTGTCTCCCGCAGAAATCGGATCCGTAAATTCCGGCGGTTCAAAATTCAGATTTCCCACCGCCTGTTGCCCGCCCTCCAATCGCGGCAGATATGCCCGGATAAACGCATTGCGAAGGATGTTTCCCAACGTGGCAAAAATGTCTGCTGACGTCGCACCCGTCGCATCACCAGAGAAGGGGATGAGCGTGCCGAACTGGTCTCGCGGATGGTTCTTGAAAACAAATGTCACGCCACCCACCAGCGCCTGCCAGAAGAAGTGCAGCACATTCCCTTCCTCGATATCTTCCGTGATGCTGAACACCTTCAGGTTACGGAATAGCGGCTTGGCATAACCTGTGATCAACCCCTCCTGCACATCCGTCTCCAGTACCAGATCGAAGTACCCCCGCTTGAAATCAAATTTCCCATACGCCAACGCCAGATCATTGATCCGCGTCACATCCAAGCCCAATAATTGCAAAGCCATATGAAACGTGGGCCGATACGAAAACGGATCCAGCGTCATCTTGTATTCAAACTTCGCGTGATCCATCACCAGACCCTTCGCCTCCACCGTGGAAACCAGCGGCGTCGTCTCATCCCGGATGTTGCCCAAATTATCGATCTTTCCCTGCACCTTGGAGATATAAACATCCACCACGCGTGCCAGTTGATACGCCCGAAAATGGATCGAGCCATTTTCGATCACTGCGCTGTTGATCTTGAAAGGGAACAAATCCTTGATCATGTCCAGCCACGGAGTACCGGCACCTGATTGCGTATCATCCTCATCAGGCGCATCCACGAAGTTCAACTCCGGCTCCAGCATGTGCACGCGCCCCACGATCCTGCGATTCCACAAAGCCTGCCATTCGATCGCAAAATCCACGCGTTTGCCCGCAAAGAAGGGGACCGGTACATTTCCCGCCGTCTTGTTGATCTTCACATTCTCGATCGAATAAGCCCCGCGCCACAGGTGAATGCTCACATCCCCGATCGTCCCGTCATACATCGGATTTCTGTCCAATGTCCGGTTCACATAATCCCGAACCATCACCGGCAGAAATGCCCTCCCGATCGCCAATATCACCACCAACCCGGCAACGAATATCCAGAACCGCCTCCAGCCCCGATGCTCTTTGCGCTTTTTCTCGATCATCGCAGGTCGATGGCTTGGATGCTCCGTGAGGCTCGTGCTATGTGGCGTCTCTTTCATCCCAGAAGTGTGGTGTCCAGTTGTCTCTGGATACAAAAACTGCGGTCGGAGAACGCATCCCCGACCGCAGATGAATTCACTTTTGCTTAGCGGCTGACATGCTCACGGCTCTTGGATTTGTCATCCTTAGGCGTGGAGGCCTCACCCGTTGTGCAGATGTCCTGTGCGCCAGCGCGTTCGAAGATCTCCTTCGCGCGCTTGATCTCATCCGAGTTCTCGGTATGCACCGAGATCAAGATGTTACCCGCACGGACCTTGCCCTCATAGCGCTTGGCTTCCAGTTCCGGAATACCAAGGCCGATGAGGCCGCCCGTGATGCCGCCAGCAGCAGCACCCACAGCTGCACCGCTCAAAGCTGCCATGATCGGACCGGCTGCGATGAATGGGCCGACACCCGGGATAGCAAGGGCGCCGATGCCAGCGACCCAACCCAAGGCACCACCCAGCACACCACCCGTGGCCGCACCTGTCACTGCGCCTTCGGGGGCCTTGGTGTTCTTCTCATGGGCGAAATCACGGCTCGTCTCCTTGTCGGGGAAGAGCACGGAGATGTCGTTGTTCGAGAAGTTCGCCATCTTCAGGTTGTCCACGATCAGGTCCGCCTGGTTCAAGGACGTTGCGATACCGAATACAGATTTTTTAGACATAATATTTCCCTTTTGTTCGTTGTGTTGTTCTGTTTGTTGATTGTTACTTCTGCGGCGGACGTCCGTCCTGGCTGCGACCGGTCGGCACGAGTTTCACCTCGATCTGGTTGTCCACATTCTCAGCACGGGCCACGCGGTTTGCGATGTCACCCACGATGCGTTTTTCTGCATCGGTTTCCACCGGGCCGCGCAGCGTGACCTTGCCGTTATTGCTGATCACCTTCACGTTTTGCGCGCTCAGCGAGATGTTCTTGTTCCCCACGAGCTCCTTGCGGATGCGTGCCGTGGTATCGATATCCGCCTTGGAGGTGCCTTGTTCGATCGGCGTCAAGGTGCGGCCATCACGGTCGCGTTCATTGCGGGCCGTATTGTCTGCATCTACAATTCCGCGTTCGGTCCGGTCCATTTTGCGCTCAACTGCCTGTTCCGTGCGCTCAACCGTCCGGTCAATGGCGCGTTCAGTGCGTTGCGCTGTGCGATCAATCGCGCGTTCTGTGCGGCTGCTCCAACTGTTGTCAGAGAAATAAGGTTCCACGTTGAACGGACGATATACCGTCTCCACGTACGTCCTGTCGCCGAAGTCAGGCCATTGGTTGGACTTGAAGTGCGGCGCACGCGCCAGCACCTCCTTTGTTGCGTCCAGTTGCAGCGCCTTCTTCTCCGCATTGAAGCTCAACACCGAGGAGGGGACTGCGGTCAGTTCGTCCCCGAGTCCGATGAAGCCTCCGGAGGAGATCGCCACAGCAACGATGCGGCCCGAGTGGATGTCCACCAGCAGGTTATCCACATCACCCAGTTTCTCATCCTGCAAGTTCTTCACCGGCATACCGATGACCTTGCTGGCGCGATGCGTATTCACCAGACGTGCGTTAGGGATCGTGTTGTTGGATGTCTTGAGATCACCTTCGATGCGTTCCTTGTCCCACGTGCCGTCTGGCAGACGCTTGATCACCGTGTTAGGCGAATCATTGCGCGCAATCTTGTTGTCTTCGAGGTAATCGAGCGAGGATTCCTTGCCGTAGTGGCGATATACAGTATGCAGCCGGTCTGCCGTGTAGGCTTCATCCCACTTCGACATATCAAACTTCGGAGCGGATTTAAGCTGCTCCTTCGTCGCATCAAGAATCAAGGTCTTGTCAGCGGTATTTTGACGGAAGGCGCTGGGCGGCACGGCCGTCAACGTATCGCCGATACCGGCGAAACCGCCTGTGGAAACGATCACTTGCAGCACCCGGCCGGATTCCACATCCACACCGAGTTCCTCAACTTTGCCGATCTTCTCGTCTTGTAGATTCTTCACCGTCATGCCCACCAGGTCAGATGCCTTGGCTGCTCCCGTCAGTTGAGCCGCACGCTTTTCCGCCTTGTCGGCCTTGATGGTGACTTCGGATGTCGATGTCGAACGATCCGTTTGTCGCTCTTTATTTTGCTGGGCCTGAGCAGAAATGGCGATGACCGTTGCGGCCGAGGCACAGAGTATTGTTTGTAGGTTGCGTTTCATATTGGTAGATGTTCAGAAGAGTGTTTCTTTCGCTCTTCCGTTTTTGTTTGTCTCCTCAACCTAGGCCCGGTCAGACACTGTCTCCATAGGGTACACTCCCCTGAAATTAAATGTGGAAAACCCCAATAAATACCGTGCAAAACACAAGCCTAACTCGTTGAGGAAGAAAGACCTCCTGCCTGCTGAAGAATTGCAACCGCAAGATTACGATTGCTTACGCGGGTCCGTGATCGCCATCGTCTTCGTGCTGGAAAAGCCGTTGAATCGTGAAAAGTTAAAAACGTTGCAACATCATCCTGTTTAATGTTTTTGATCTTTCAACGATTCAACGGGCCCAAGGTCAGCCACCCATCCAGATCCACATCCTGCGTTTTGTTCGCAAACCGCAATGGAAACCCGCTCGGTAATGGATTCACCACCCGCATCATCAAACGCGCATCACGCAACCGCCTTGGGAATTCCTTCAATGTCGCCGTATAAGTTATCGCCTCCTGTCCGGGGATGATTCTGCGGATATCCCAATCTACCGGCCAAGTCTGTTGCAATTTGTGGTCATGCCACAATCCGATCTCCACCTGCCATGGATAATAGAATGGGGCCACTGCAGTGTTCGTGACTGTCAGACTCAGGTGGACGATTTGCTCACGCTGCCGCCATTCCCAGTCGGCATGCGGAATATAAAACTCATACCCCATCTTGGGAGCCACTGTTTCCAAATCTACCAGCAGTCCACTTGGAAGCTCGCGTTTGTTATGCCGATAGCGTAACCAAGAGATGTGACCCTGCTCGATCAATTCAGAAAGGCGGGTGGGAGTGATGCTGCTGGCTGTCAGGCTTGGTAGTTTTTCTGGCATGTCGAATTCAGGATGCAATCGTGCACCCATCGGCTCCGTCTGCCAGCGCATTAGGGCCACTGGTCCCGCATTGGTTTGTTTCTGGTAGAGAGTGTCCGGCCTTTTCCAGAATGCGAACCAATCATCGTGGTAACCCGTGGGAAAGTCCTCGATCTCCTTGTCCGGCCAGCGGGTCAGCAGCTTGGTGTTTTTGAAATGCTCTTTGTAAGCCTGCATCATCGCCCGCTTCATCTCTGGAGGTACGGTGGTTTCCGGTGAACGCCTGCTATTGATGTCATGCCATTCGCCCCACGCTCCCAAAAGTCCCACCTCTATGAATGCGACTCGCGGATCGCCGTCATACTTTTTACCGAAAGCCCGGATAAAGTTCATGATCGCCATCCGGGTGAATACGTTGGTGTAGACTGGGAGGACCGTGCCGAGGCGCTGGCCGTAGAACCGGTTGGCCTGACTCACCGTGACCGTTGCTCCTGGTAATTCCGTCAGATAGAGAGGTGCTTCTGTGAACACTGGGCCGCTGCTGTCTCCGTAGAGATCCATCACTGGGCGGAGCACTAGCATCTTGCCCACAGCGGCTGCCCGGTTGAGCCTTCCTTCCAAAAAAGACCAATCGAACTCATCGGGCCCTTTCATCACCATCCGCAATGTCACATAGTTCCACCCGATTGTGCCCGGAGCGTTCAGAGGTTGCTCCAATCCCTTCAAAGGAGCCGGTTTGGTCTGTTGCTGGTAGTCCAGATGTACGGCAGCTTCCGCTGCTGCACATCTCATCACAAGCAGACAAATGCAAAAGAACACCACTGAATGAAGGTGATTCATTTGTTTTGAGGGATTTCTTTGTCTCGTGTGTGAAATCAGCAGATGATGAATGCGTTGAACCGGCCAGGTTGAGTGTGGTTCAGTGTTTCAACTTTCCCAGCGTCAACCATCCGTTCAGATCTGCATCTTGCATCTTGTTTGCAAAACGAAGCGGAAATCCAGTCTTCAAAGGATTCATGACGCGCAACAGAAGGCGGGTATTCTCCCTTTCTTCTGGAAAATCAGGCAGAACGGTCCTGAACGTGACCGCGTCTTTTCCAGGGATGACTTGACTGATGTCCCATGTCACCGGCCAGCGGTTTTGTATCTGATCGTTTTTCCAAAGAGCCGCTTCAAACTTCCACGGATAATAGAATGGAGCCACCCCCGTGTTCGTGATGGTCACGCTGAGTTCGAGCGTATGCTGCGATAGATTCTTTTTCCAATCTGCATGGGAGACGTACAGTTCGTAACCCATCTTGGGCGCGAGTGTTTCGAGATTCGTCAGCAGTTCTGCCGGCAGATACTTTTTATCCTTGGAGTAGCGCAGCCACGAGATGTGGTCGCGTTGTATAAACTTCAGAAACGCTTCGGAAGTGGCGGCGGATGGTGGCGTTTCAAATTCACTTGGGAAGGTGAAGTGCGGATGCAGACGCGCTCCTATGGGTTGGGTCTGCCAGATTTGCAAAGCAGCAGGACCTGCCTTGGTCTGGTTGCGAAACAAATTGTCAGGGATTCTCCAATCCGCGAACCAGTCATCATGATACCCTGTTTGATAGACAAGGTGTTGCTGCTTGGGCCAGCGAGTCATCAGCTTGGTCTTCTTAATGTTCTCGGTATAAGCCTTGAGCACCTCTCCTTCGAGGTCTTCAGGTACATCGGTCAGCGGGAAGTATGGATTTCTTGCGAAATATAGCTCTCCCCAAGCTCCCAGCAGTCCCGTCTCGATGAAGCCGATGCGCGGATCGCCATCATACTTGGCTCCGAAGGCCCATATGAAATTGAATATCGCCGTGCGTGTGGCGTCATTTGTATAGACCGGCACGGTGATACCTGTGCCATAGAGACGATGGTTGTTGTTGGTATGCTTGAATGTCGCGCCCGGTATGTTCGTCAGATAGAAGGGAAGTGCTGGGTAAAGCGATGGCCAGTCTATGATGGGCCGTAGAATCAGGTGCTTGCCCGCACTTGCAGATTTATCGAGTTGCTTCTCCAAGCTCGTCCAGTCGAACTCAAACGGCCCCTTCATCACCGAGCTCAACCGCAGATACGACCAATCGATGGTGTCATTTCCTGCGAGGCTGGATTCGAGTCCTTTGAGCGGAGCGGGTTTCGTTTGCGGCGCATACTCCAGCTCGATGGCTGATGCGTGTGCGGTCATGAAAACGACCATTAGAAGAATGCCAAGGACCACCGCTAAACGACAGCGGTGGTCCAACGCCAACTCCACCTCCCGGGCAGTTTCGGACATGCGAGAACTGACGCGAGATCTTTAAGAAATATTCAAAACGCTGAGAACATTCGTAATCTTGCACGCGCTTAGGCTTGGTAAGGGTGGGTGTGCTCGCGACGTCTCTCGAAGTTCCACGCTGTTCCCAACTCTGGTTTTTACAGCAGCATGTGCAATTGATCACGGCAACTCCAACTCATCAAATATGCATTCCTGAATGCCGTTTCTTTCCGGTGATAATTGTGCGTTTTGTCTCTGGTCACTCCCATCCATGTTGGTTCCGTGTTTCATCAGTGGCAGGAAATTTTCCCCACTGAAAACTGAACACTTGAAACTTCATTCCGTAATTTGCTCCGCCAACTCCTCCGCCGGATACGTCCATATCTCCGCCAGCGTCGGATGATAGTGTGGCATTGCTGCCAGTTCATGCACCGTCATCCGCTTCGCCATCGCTGTGACGATCTGATGGATGAGTTCGCCGCCGACAGGTCCCGCACAACATCCACCGATGATCTCGCCCGTTTTCGGATCAGCTAGCAGCTTCACGAAGCCATGCACCGCTTCCATGATCATCGATTTGCCGTGATCGTTGAATGGATAGCTCGCGGCGAGGTAGGGGATGTTCTTTTCCTTCGCTGCTTTTTCGGTGAGTCCCACGCTCGCCACTTGCGGGTCAGTGAAGATCACATTGATGAGCAACCGGTAATCCATCTCCTTCGGCTTTTCCGGCGTGACGATATTGTGCACCGCGATCTCGCCTTGTTGAATCGCGATGTGAACAATCTCATGCGGTCCGCAGCAATCACCCGCGGCGAAGATGTGCGCCGCACTTGTGCGTTGCTGTGAATCCGTGAGGATCCGTCCTTTCTCCGTATTCACTCCCGCTTTCTCCAATGCCAGCTTGGCCGTGTTTGGCACGCGACCCAGTGCGTGAAAAATCTCCTGCGCCTGCAAGCGCACTGTCTTGCCTGCCTGCTCGAACTCAATGCCCTTTTGCCCGTTCTCGATAAATGCTTTCTTCAGCTTCGTGTCTGTATAAACGGTCATGCCTTCTTTGACGAACACGTCCTCGATCACCTTGGCCGCATCCACATCACAGCTTCTCACGAAATGAGAACCCCGCTGGATGATCGTCACCTTCACATCGAAGCGCGCGAGAAACTGCGCCAGCTCCACCGCGATCGCACCACCACCTAACACGATGACCGATTTCGGCAATTCCTTGAGTGCGAGAATGTCATCGCTCGTGAGACAGCCGATCTCTTTCATTTCCGGCAAGGGCGGGGGAGCGATCACTGAACCGGTGGAGATGATGAAGTTTTTTGCCGTGAGCTTTTGCCCATCCGAAAGCTCCACCGTATGCGGATCGGTAAATTTCGCAAACGCGCGGAACAATTGGAAGCGGCCTGCATTCAACTGCTTCACGCGATAGTCCGCGAAATCCTTGATCATCGCCGCCTTGCGCGCCATCACCGCCGTGAAATCAAAGCTCACCTCGGGAATGCGCAAGCCCCATGTGCTGCCATGATCCGCGAGATGCTTCACCTCCGCTGCATAAAGCAAAGCCTTCGATGGCATGCACCCGCGCAGGATGCAGAGTCCGCCCAATTCCTCCGCACCATCAATCACTGCCGTCTTCAACCCTTTGCCCGCAGCCGTGCGCGCCGCCGCATACCCACCACTGCCACCGCCGATGACGATGACGTCAAAATTGTGCTCGTTCATGTGTTTAAGAATGATGCCCGCGAACATAATTCAAAAGGTGAAAATGACAATCGCCTCACGATCTACTGCAGCGAGAAGTGTTCTCCCTCTCCCGAACTCGCGAAAGCTTTCGGAACTCGACGGGGAGATATCTGGGTCAGGGGTGAGGGGTGGGCGCGCCAAGCGTTTCCGCGGCTGCTACCAATAAAAGTCCGAACTTCCCCCTATCCAAACCCCTGACCGCATGGCAGCATCCCGCCATGATTCTTACGGCCGCCGAGCTGCAGAGTTTGGTTCAACTCGAACATCGTTCTCCTCATCAGCTTTTGGGCATGCATCCGTTGGGCGATGGCTCCGGCGTCGTTGTCCGCGCCTTGATCCCTGATGCCGAGAAAGTGGAGATCCATCCCACGCACGAGAAGACCAAGCCGAAGATCACCCTCAAGCGCATCCATGAGATCGGCCTCTTCGAGGGTGTCTCGCACCAGAGCGAGCAAGTCTACGCTTACGACCTCGTCATCACGTTGAAAGGCGGCCACAAGATTTCCACGCGCGATCCCTATTCCTTCCTGCCCACTTTGGGTGAGACGGATGTCTACCTCTTCGGCCAGGGCAACGAACGGAAGATTTACGAGAAGCTCGGTTCACACCTCCGCGTCATCGATGGCGTGAAAGGCACGAGCTTCGCCGTCTGGGCTCCGAACGCGAAGCGCGTCAGCGTGGTGGGTAATTTCAATAACTGGGACGGTCGCCGTCATCCCATGCGCATGCTCGGTGCTTCTGGTGTTTGGGAATTGTTCATCCCGGGCGTCTCGGAAGGGGATATCTACAAGTTCGAAGTCTTCACCGCTCACGGCCATGTCGCGCTGAAGACCGATCCGTTCGGTTGCCACTTCGAGCAAGCGCCCAAGAACGCTGCGGTAGTTTGGGACAACCGCAAGTTCGCATGGACTGATGAGAAGTGGATGAACGAGCGCAAGCAGAAGAACTGTCTGCGCGAACCCATGAGTGTCTACGAGATCCATCTCGGCTCATGGATGAAGAAGAACGAATTCGAGTCGTTCAACTATCGTGAAGTCGCCGCACCGCTGGTAGATTACCTCCGCAAGATGGGCTTCACCCATGTGGAATTACTACCCGTGGCTGAGCATGCCTATTACCCTTCATGGGGTTATCAGGTTACCGGCTTCTACGCGCCGACGAGCCGTTATGGCACACCAGAAGATTTTCAATTCCTCGTCAATGCCCTGCACGGCGCTGGCATCGGCGTGATTGTGGATTGGGTGCCTGCGCACTTCCCGCGTGATGAATGGGCGCTCGCCAAGTTCGATGGCACCGCGCTCTTCGAGCACGAGGATCCCAAGCAAGGTGCGCATCAGGACTGGGGCACGCTCATCTTTAATTTTGGCCGTCACGAAGTCCGCAATTTCCTCACGGCCAATGCACTTTTCTGGTGTGAGCGTTTCCACGTCGATGGCCTCCGTGTCGATGCCGTGGCCTCGATGCTCTATCTCGACTACTCACGTAAAGAAGGGGAGTGGATCCCGAACAAATACGGTGGCCGCGAGAACTTGGAAGCCATCGCCTTCCTGCGCGAGTTCAATCATCTCGTCCATACGGAATGCAATGGCGTGGTCACTATCGCCGAGGAATCGACCGCCTGGCCGCTGGTTACGCGTCCGCCTTACCTCGGCGGTCTCGGCTTCAGCCTCAAGTGGAACATGGGCTGGATGCACGACACGCTCGGTTATTTCAAGCGCGACTCCGTCTATCGCAAATATCACCAGAACGATCTCACGTTCGCGATGCTGTATCATCACAACGAGAATTTCATGCTCCCGCTCTCGCATGACGAAGTGGTGCATGGCAAAGGTTCGCTCTTCGGTCGCATGCCCGGTGATGACTGGCAACGCTTCGCGAACCTGCGCTGCCTGCTGACTTATCAATGGATGTTCCCAGGCAAAAAACTGCTCTTCATGGGCGGCGAGATCGGCCAGAGCCGCGAATGGAATGCCAATGCCCAGCTTGATTGGTGGTTGCTTGATGCCGGTCCGTATCACAAGGGCGCGCAACGTCTCGTGGAAGACCTCAACCGCCTGTATCGCGACCGTCATGCTCTTTGGCAGACGGATTACGATGGTGGTGGTTTCCAATGGATTGATTGCGCGGATAACGAGAACAGCGTGCTCTCCTTCCTCCGACGTGATGAAAATGGCGGTGGCGAGGTGGCGGTCATCATGAACCTCACGCCGGTTACTCGTGCCAATTATCGCATCGGCCTGCCGAAAGAGGGTTTCTGGCGCGAAGCCTTGAACACAGATGCCGGTATCTACGCTGGCAGCAACGTGGGCAACGGCGGTGGGGTGACGGCGGACAACTACCAGGTCCACAACCAGCCGTTCTCTGCCCCAGTCACCTTGCCGCCCTTGGGTGTCGTGGTGCTGGCCAAATGAACGCTCTGAGCTTTGGGTTTGGAGTTTCCCGCATTACCTGACATACCTTGTCGCGCGTGTTGACGGACAAGACATGGAAACCGGAACAGTTGCTGCGCCTCCTCTCGGGCTTTTTATTCTGCCTAGGGATAGGTGGCGTATTGTCCAGTCTGATCCAGGGGGAAGAAGCTGCAAAAACGGATGAAGGTCGTTTTGCAGGCATGGTCTTTTTCACCGTCATGCTCCACGGTGGCGGTCTTTTGTTAGTGGCTTCCTTTTTGCGCAGCCATGGACTGACATGGTCCCAGGGATTTGGCTTTCGT
Encoded proteins:
- a CDS encoding group 1 truncated hemoglobin; this translates as MKTKSKIIGSVTWRPLVLCVLSVALTGLVGCGTSKSAKKNDDFFTSGSRDADQRASQRMAKEQQLAGTGEGSGEKGVKKAEVAEGGTTNGVTAAQVEGKLALFDRLGGEEGIKAIIDDFTPRVLQDPRVNWDRSDVKGKGVAFIRKDGPEPWTADERSVARLKKHLVQFLVLATGGPAKYDGKDMKETHANMRIGNPEFDAALGDLKASLDRLKIPNKEQKELLSIVESTRPQIVTER
- a CDS encoding DUF748 domain-containing protein, which codes for MIEKKRKEHRGWRRFWIFVAGLVVILAIGRAFLPVMVRDYVNRTLDRNPMYDGTIGDVSIHLWRGAYSIENVKINKTAGNVPVPFFAGKRVDFAIEWQALWNRRIVGRVHMLEPELNFVDAPDEDDTQSGAGTPWLDMIKDLFPFKINSAVIENGSIHFRAYQLARVVDVYISKVQGKIDNLGNIRDETTPLVSTVEAKGLVMDHAKFEYKMTLDPFSYRPTFHMALQLLGLDVTRINDLALAYGKFDFKRGYFDLVLETDVQEGLITGYAKPLFRNLKVFSITEDIEEGNVLHFFWQALVGGVTFVFKNHPRDQFGTLIPFSGDATGATSADIFATLGNILRNAFIRAYLPRLEGGQQAVGNLNFEPPEFTDPISAGDSEPSEQYETLQ
- a CDS encoding DUF3341 domain-containing protein, translated to MSKKSVFGIATSLNQADLIVDNLKMANFSNNDISVLFPDKETSRDFAHEKNTKAPEGAVTGAATGGVLGGALGWVAGIGALAIPGVGPFIAAGPIMAALSGAAVGAAAGGITGGLIGLGIPELEAKRYEGKVRAGNILISVHTENSDEIKRAKEIFERAGAQDICTTGEASTPKDDKSKSREHVSR
- a CDS encoding PRC-barrel domain-containing protein produces the protein MKRNLQTILCASAATVIAISAQAQQNKERQTDRSTSTSEVTIKADKAEKRAAQLTGAAKASDLVGMTVKNLQDEKIGKVEELGVDVESGRVLQVIVSTGGFAGIGDTLTAVPPSAFRQNTADKTLILDATKEQLKSAPKFDMSKWDEAYTADRLHTVYRHYGKESSLDYLEDNKIARNDSPNTVIKRLPDGTWDKERIEGDLKTSNNTIPNARLVNTHRASKVIGMPVKNLQDEKLGDVDNLLVDIHSGRIVAVAISSGGFIGLGDELTAVPSSVLSFNAEKKALQLDATKEVLARAPHFKSNQWPDFGDRTYVETVYRPFNVEPYFSDNSWSSRTERAIDRTAQRTERAIDRTVERTEQAVERKMDRTERGIVDADNTARNERDRDGRTLTPIEQGTSKADIDTTARIRKELVGNKNISLSAQNVKVISNNGKVTLRGPVETDAEKRIVGDIANRVARAENVDNQIEVKLVPTGRSQDGRPPQK
- a CDS encoding DUF4832 domain-containing protein, which encodes MRCAAAEAAVHLDYQQQTKPAPLKGLEQPLNAPGTIGWNYVTLRMVMKGPDEFDWSFLEGRLNRAAAVGKMLVLRPVMDLYGDSSGPVFTEAPLYLTELPGATVTVSQANRFYGQRLGTVLPVYTNVFTRMAIMNFIRAFGKKYDGDPRVAFIEVGLLGAWGEWHDINSRRSPETTVPPEMKRAMMQAYKEHFKNTKLLTRWPDKEIEDFPTGYHDDWFAFWKRPDTLYQKQTNAGPVALMRWQTEPMGARLHPEFDMPEKLPSLTASSITPTRLSELIEQGHISWLRYRHNKRELPSGLLVDLETVAPKMGYEFYIPHADWEWRQREQIVHLSLTVTNTAVAPFYYPWQVEIGLWHDHKLQQTWPVDWDIRRIIPGQEAITYTATLKEFPRRLRDARLMMRVVNPLPSGFPLRFANKTQDVDLDGWLTLGPLNR
- a CDS encoding DUF4832 domain-containing protein, which gives rise to MSETAREVELALDHRCRLAVVLGILLMVVFMTAHASAIELEYAPQTKPAPLKGLESSLAGNDTIDWSYLRLSSVMKGPFEFDWTSLEKQLDKSASAGKHLILRPIIDWPSLYPALPFYLTNIPGATFKHTNNNHRLYGTGITVPVYTNDATRTAIFNFIWAFGAKYDGDPRIGFIETGLLGAWGELYFARNPYFPLTDVPEDLEGEVLKAYTENIKKTKLMTRWPKQQHLVYQTGYHDDWFADWRIPDNLFRNQTKAGPAALQIWQTQPIGARLHPHFTFPSEFETPPSAATSEAFLKFIQRDHISWLRYSKDKKYLPAELLTNLETLAPKMGYELYVSHADWKKNLSQHTLELSVTITNTGVAPFYYPWKFEAALWKNDQIQNRWPVTWDISQVIPGKDAVTFRTVLPDFPEERENTRLLLRVMNPLKTGFPLRFANKMQDADLNGWLTLGKLKH
- a CDS encoding NAD(P)/FAD-dependent oxidoreductase; this encodes MNEHNFDVIVIGGGSGGYAAARTAAGKGLKTAVIDGAEELGGLCILRGCMPSKALLYAAEVKHLADHGSTWGLRIPEVSFDFTAVMARKAAMIKDFADYRVKQLNAGRFQLFRAFAKFTDPHTVELSDGQKLTAKNFIISTGSVIAPPPLPEMKEIGCLTSDDILALKELPKSVIVLGGGAIAVELAQFLARFDVKVTIIQRGSHFVRSCDVDAAKVIEDVFVKEGMTVYTDTKLKKAFIENGQKGIEFEQAGKTVRLQAQEIFHALGRVPNTAKLALEKAGVNTEKGRILTDSQQRTSAAHIFAAGDCCGPHEIVHIAIQQGEIAVHNIVTPEKPKEMDYRLLINVIFTDPQVASVGLTEKAAKEKNIPYLAASYPFNDHGKSMIMEAVHGFVKLLADPKTGEIIGGCCAGPVGGELIHQIVTAMAKRMTVHELAAMPHYHPTLAEIWTYPAEELAEQITE